One Idiomarina loihiensis L2TR genomic window carries:
- a CDS encoding OsmC family protein translates to MKRSANAQWKGSIKEGSGVVSTQSGVLDSTQYSFKSRFEEGKGTNPEELLGAAHAGCYAMAFSLMLGESGYEPDSIDAKAEVSLEEDGDGFSIAKIHLKVKASIPDIDEDKFQKLAEKAKEGCPVSKVLKAEISMDASLS, encoded by the coding sequence ATGAAACGCTCTGCAAATGCACAGTGGAAAGGTAGTATAAAAGAAGGTTCAGGCGTTGTTTCAACGCAAAGTGGTGTTTTAGACAGTACCCAGTACTCATTTAAGAGCCGCTTTGAAGAAGGCAAAGGCACCAACCCGGAAGAACTTCTGGGTGCGGCGCACGCAGGCTGTTATGCCATGGCGTTTTCGTTAATGCTGGGTGAATCTGGCTATGAGCCGGACAGTATTGATGCTAAAGCCGAAGTGTCGTTAGAAGAAGATGGTGACGGCTTCAGTATCGCTAAAATTCATCTGAAGGTGAAAGCCAGTATTCCGGATATTGACGAAGACAAATTCCAGAAACTGGCTGAAAAAGCGAAAGAAGGCTGTCCTGTCAGCAAAGTGCTGAAGGCTGAAATCTCAATGGATGCCAGCCTCAGCTGA
- a CDS encoding tyrosine recombinase XerC: protein MKLHDWQQKWMQQLQGERGLAELTLKNYQRLIAADLTALELQKITEPKALRVPVIERLLVGWRRNGLGERSIALKLSAWRTFCQFMVESNAMDDNPAMSVSAPKIPKRLPKNLDVDSISHLLDLPTDDDLAIRDAAMMELLYASGIRLAELVSLDLDHIDHRMMQLRVTGKGSKTRIVPFGRCAEKALKKWLSVRQAWLNQKPELALFVSKRLQRISPRTVQQRLNYWGKQQGVVGDLHPHKLRHSFASHMLESSGDLRAVQEMLGHANLSTTQVYTHLDFKRLASVYDSAHPRARKKST, encoded by the coding sequence ATGAAGCTGCATGACTGGCAGCAAAAATGGATGCAACAACTGCAGGGAGAGCGGGGCTTAGCGGAGCTAACGCTAAAGAATTACCAGCGCCTTATCGCCGCTGATCTGACTGCTCTTGAACTGCAAAAAATAACGGAACCTAAAGCGCTGCGTGTCCCTGTTATTGAACGGCTTTTAGTCGGTTGGCGGCGCAATGGGCTGGGTGAACGCAGTATCGCTTTAAAACTATCGGCATGGCGCACTTTCTGTCAGTTCATGGTGGAATCTAACGCTATGGATGACAACCCGGCCATGTCAGTATCGGCACCTAAAATTCCCAAACGCTTACCCAAAAACCTCGATGTGGACAGTATCTCTCATTTGCTGGATTTACCCACAGATGATGACTTAGCCATTCGAGACGCCGCCATGATGGAGCTGCTCTATGCCAGTGGTATTCGTCTGGCGGAGCTGGTGAGTCTTGATCTAGACCACATTGACCACCGTATGATGCAATTACGGGTGACCGGTAAAGGCAGCAAAACGCGTATTGTGCCCTTTGGTCGTTGTGCTGAAAAAGCCTTAAAAAAATGGTTGTCAGTGCGTCAGGCCTGGTTAAATCAAAAGCCTGAGCTGGCGCTCTTTGTGAGCAAAAGGCTACAGCGTATTAGCCCCCGTACTGTGCAGCAGCGGCTGAATTACTGGGGCAAACAACAAGGTGTGGTGGGTGACTTGCACCCGCATAAGTTAAGGCATTCGTTTGCCTCTCATATGCTGGAATCCAGTGGTGATTTGCGCGCTGTGCAGGAAATGCTTGGACACGCTAACTTATCCACAACTCAGGTGTATACTCATCTGGACTTTAAACGTTTAGCCAGTGTTTATGACAGCGCCCACCCGCGCGCCCGGAAAAAATCGACTTAA
- the dapF gene encoding diaminopimelate epimerase gives MLLHFSKMHGLGNDFMVVDNVTQNLYVNPDQIRRWADRHTGIGFDQMLLVEPPYDPDLDFHYRIFNADGSEVAQCGNGARCFAKFVKAKNLSNKNHLKVSTKAGKMVLHLEKDGQVTVDMGEPLFEPAAVPFKAQKAEQTYVLRVKEETVLCGVLGLGNPHCVIAVDNVDTTPVETLGAALAAHERFPESVNVGFMQKVSADEIKLRVFERGVGETRACGSGACAAAVAGIQQGLLNERVKVSLPGGDLIIRWQQGQPVKMTGPAELVYDGQMVL, from the coding sequence ATGTTATTACATTTTTCAAAAATGCACGGGCTCGGCAACGACTTTATGGTGGTGGATAACGTCACTCAGAATTTATATGTGAACCCAGACCAAATACGTCGCTGGGCAGACCGGCACACGGGCATTGGTTTTGATCAGATGCTGTTAGTTGAGCCGCCCTATGACCCTGATTTGGATTTTCACTACCGCATTTTTAATGCCGATGGCAGCGAAGTTGCTCAATGTGGTAATGGTGCCCGCTGCTTTGCGAAGTTTGTAAAAGCTAAAAACTTAAGCAATAAGAATCACCTTAAAGTCAGTACCAAGGCCGGAAAAATGGTTCTGCACTTAGAGAAAGACGGTCAGGTGACGGTGGATATGGGCGAACCCTTATTCGAACCGGCGGCGGTGCCTTTTAAAGCGCAAAAAGCAGAACAGACCTATGTTTTGAGAGTAAAAGAAGAAACGGTTCTTTGTGGTGTTCTTGGTCTGGGCAATCCGCATTGTGTTATCGCTGTGGATAACGTCGACACGACACCCGTGGAAACTCTGGGAGCGGCTTTGGCAGCGCATGAGCGGTTCCCCGAAAGCGTGAATGTAGGTTTTATGCAGAAAGTATCGGCTGATGAAATTAAACTGCGCGTGTTTGAGCGTGGTGTTGGTGAAACTCGGGCGTGCGGCAGTGGCGCCTGCGCCGCAGCTGTAGCCGGCATTCAGCAAGGCTTATTAAATGAGCGAGTAAAAGTCAGCTTGCCCGGCGGGGACTTAATTATCCGTTGGCAGCAGGGGCAGCCTGTAAAAATGACCGGCCCCGCAGAATTAGTTTACGATGGACAAATGGTGTTATGA
- a CDS encoding HAD-IA family hydrolase yields MQFHRRWHLPKVISFDLDDTLYDNVPVMQRTEEVAHSYIAEQYPQTAEWDMHHWRRFRDEVSRTDETFASDMTKLRLKTLELGLEKFGVDDSARAANTIMDVFLSERSNFEVPQDSIKLLEALSQRYKLIALSNGNVNADKIGLAKYFELVIQPGDGIRGKPLPDMFAAAERKLPELQPHEFLHVGDHPYSDILGAQRHGWQSAWLTSGLGTTAHLSVLPTVTLHNLNQLQRLLLD; encoded by the coding sequence ATGCAGTTCCACCGCCGTTGGCATTTACCCAAAGTTATCAGTTTTGATTTAGATGACACGCTTTATGACAACGTGCCGGTTATGCAGCGTACGGAAGAAGTCGCTCACAGCTATATTGCGGAACAATACCCGCAAACTGCTGAGTGGGACATGCACCACTGGCGCCGCTTCCGTGATGAGGTTAGCCGTACTGACGAAACTTTTGCCAGCGATATGACCAAACTGCGCCTGAAGACCCTGGAGCTGGGGTTAGAGAAGTTCGGTGTTGATGATTCGGCACGGGCCGCGAATACCATTATGGATGTGTTTCTGTCCGAGCGCAGTAACTTTGAAGTGCCACAAGACAGTATAAAATTATTGGAGGCTCTGTCGCAGCGTTACAAATTAATTGCGCTGAGTAATGGCAATGTTAATGCGGATAAAATTGGTCTGGCTAAGTACTTCGAGCTGGTGATTCAGCCCGGAGACGGCATTCGCGGCAAACCCCTGCCCGATATGTTCGCCGCCGCTGAACGAAAGTTACCTGAGTTGCAACCGCATGAGTTCTTACATGTGGGAGATCATCCATATTCCGATATTCTTGGCGCGCAGCGTCATGGTTGGCAGTCGGCCTGGCTAACCTCGGGGCTGGGAACCACTGCGCACTTATCGGTGTTGCCAACCGTTACTTTGCATAACCTGAATCAGCTACAACGGCTTTTATTGGATTAA
- a CDS encoding thioesterase family protein has protein sequence MPKMNTQTILTKVSEFMNTQVPFQALLGLEITEFNPARGEIRFKWQEQLMGNVPQRMLHGGVTATALDTAGGLVAIAGMVDRLESPTEAYLMERLSRCGTIDLRVDYLRPGRGTEFIASATIIRSGNKVAVARMELHNEEGTHIAFGTGTYLVG, from the coding sequence ATGCCGAAAATGAATACACAAACAATACTGACAAAAGTTTCCGAGTTTATGAACACTCAGGTTCCGTTCCAGGCACTGCTTGGCCTGGAAATTACGGAGTTTAACCCTGCGCGTGGTGAAATTCGATTTAAATGGCAGGAACAACTTATGGGTAATGTGCCACAGCGTATGCTGCACGGCGGGGTTACCGCAACAGCCCTGGACACCGCCGGAGGACTGGTCGCTATTGCCGGCATGGTCGACAGACTGGAGTCTCCTACTGAAGCTTATTTAATGGAGCGTCTGAGCCGTTGTGGTACTATTGACCTTCGGGTTGATTATCTTCGTCCGGGACGCGGTACCGAGTTCATAGCCAGCGCAACCATTATCCGCTCAGGTAATAAAGTAGCGGTGGCACGGATGGAGTTGCACAACGAAGAAGGCACGCACATAGCGTTCGGAACCGGGACTTATCTGGTCGGCTAA
- the lysA gene encoding diaminopimelate decarboxylase, translated as MSELIDYKNGQFHIENCDVESLIERFSSPLYVYSKGQILKNWREFQQYWPAPHKLCYAVKANSNLAILQLLAEHGAGFDIVSGGELQRVLMAGGKAGDVVFSGVAKSKDEIIMALEAGIGCFNVESEAELERIQDIAAAMDKQAPVSLRVNPDVDAKTHPYIATGMKANKFGISMSLAKPVFLKAHSLPNINLIGADCHIGSQIMTAEPFLDAAQRMFNLVSELEKDGVQLTHLDLGGGFGVAYQPEEPLDKSFYLKELVKLAENYPQITLVLEPGRAITADAGVLLTTVEYIKPSEDKNFVLVDAGMNDLIRPSLYQAWHDILPAHENKRGGDQLNDIVGPVCETGDFFGHARHLNVQQGDVLAIKHAGAYGFTMASNYNSRGRPPEVLVSGDNATLIRERESFNDLVRGEHLLHQEGQ; from the coding sequence ATGAGCGAATTAATTGACTATAAAAATGGTCAGTTTCATATTGAAAACTGCGACGTCGAGAGTCTTATTGAGCGTTTTAGTTCGCCTTTGTATGTTTATTCCAAAGGTCAGATTCTAAAAAACTGGCGTGAGTTTCAGCAATACTGGCCCGCACCTCATAAGCTGTGTTATGCAGTAAAAGCCAATAGCAATTTAGCTATTTTGCAGTTACTGGCTGAGCATGGCGCAGGTTTCGATATTGTTTCCGGTGGCGAGCTTCAGCGCGTACTCATGGCTGGTGGTAAAGCTGGCGACGTGGTCTTTTCCGGTGTAGCGAAGTCAAAAGACGAAATCATTATGGCGCTGGAAGCGGGCATTGGCTGCTTTAACGTAGAGTCTGAGGCGGAGCTTGAGCGTATTCAGGACATTGCTGCCGCCATGGACAAACAGGCTCCGGTGTCGTTAAGAGTGAACCCCGACGTTGATGCCAAAACGCATCCGTACATTGCCACAGGCATGAAAGCCAACAAGTTTGGCATTAGCATGTCACTGGCCAAGCCGGTTTTTCTGAAGGCGCATAGCCTACCTAATATTAATTTAATTGGTGCGGACTGCCATATTGGCTCACAAATAATGACAGCTGAGCCTTTCCTCGATGCCGCGCAGCGCATGTTTAACCTGGTTTCGGAACTGGAAAAAGACGGTGTCCAGCTGACACACCTGGATTTAGGTGGCGGTTTTGGTGTGGCGTATCAGCCGGAAGAGCCGTTGGATAAGTCCTTTTATTTAAAGGAACTGGTCAAGTTAGCCGAGAATTACCCGCAAATTACTTTGGTACTGGAACCCGGTCGTGCTATTACCGCAGACGCGGGTGTTTTGCTGACCACAGTGGAATACATTAAACCCTCAGAAGATAAGAACTTTGTGTTGGTTGACGCCGGCATGAACGATTTAATACGTCCGTCTTTGTACCAGGCCTGGCACGACATTTTACCCGCGCACGAAAATAAGCGCGGCGGCGACCAGTTGAATGATATTGTCGGCCCGGTGTGTGAAACCGGCGACTTTTTCGGACACGCACGGCATTTAAATGTGCAACAGGGCGACGTACTGGCCATTAAACATGCCGGTGCCTATGGTTTTACTATGGCGTCTAACTATAACAGTCGTGGCCGCCCGCCCGAGGTTTTGGTCTCAGGTGATAATGCTACACTGATCCGCGAACGTGAAAGCTTTAACGATCTCGTCCGGGGCGAGCACTTGTTACACCAGGAAGGCCAATAA
- the rarD gene encoding EamA family transporter RarD, whose amino-acid sequence MSDDAVRARQGVFFALAAYTFWGIAPVYFKLVKQVPALEILSHRIIWAFLMVFVLIVAMKRLDRIRPILKSRKLVLRLTLATCLLGGNWFLFIWAVNSNHMLDASLGYYINPLLNVAIGMVFFAERMRRLQLVAIAMAVVGVTIQIVTFGSVPWVALALASSFAIYGAIRKRLPVDSISGLWLETAILFPVMLIYLFVFAESASSDLTANPWTLNLLLVAAGLVTTIPLLCFTAAAQRLRYATLGFFQYIAPTLMFALAVVVYGEPLEESKLVTFIIIWSALALYSFDSIIQRQRDRKAKKKLASAEAGIH is encoded by the coding sequence ATGTCCGATGACGCTGTTCGGGCGCGGCAAGGCGTTTTTTTCGCACTTGCAGCCTATACTTTTTGGGGCATAGCACCGGTTTACTTCAAGCTGGTGAAACAAGTACCTGCACTAGAAATACTCTCCCATAGAATTATCTGGGCATTTTTGATGGTGTTTGTGCTGATAGTTGCCATGAAGCGACTGGATCGCATTCGCCCTATTCTGAAAAGCCGCAAATTAGTACTACGCTTAACCCTGGCAACCTGCCTGCTGGGTGGTAACTGGTTTTTATTTATTTGGGCCGTCAACAGTAACCACATGTTAGATGCCAGCCTCGGCTACTACATTAACCCATTATTGAATGTGGCTATCGGAATGGTGTTTTTTGCCGAACGTATGCGCCGCTTGCAGTTAGTTGCCATTGCTATGGCCGTGGTGGGCGTTACCATCCAAATTGTTACCTTTGGCTCGGTACCCTGGGTGGCTCTGGCTTTAGCCTCTAGTTTTGCCATTTACGGCGCCATTCGCAAACGTCTGCCGGTCGATTCTATTAGCGGACTTTGGCTTGAAACTGCGATTCTATTCCCGGTAATGCTTATTTATCTATTTGTGTTTGCCGAATCAGCCAGTAGTGATTTAACCGCTAACCCGTGGACGTTAAACCTGTTGCTCGTTGCCGCCGGGCTGGTCACAACCATTCCACTACTGTGTTTTACCGCAGCAGCACAGCGCCTGCGTTATGCGACACTGGGTTTTTTCCAGTATATAGCTCCAACATTAATGTTTGCTTTGGCGGTAGTGGTTTACGGTGAGCCTTTAGAAGAAAGTAAGCTGGTCACTTTCATTATTATCTGGAGTGCGCTGGCACTGTACAGTTTCGATTCTATTATACAGCGCCAGCGTGATCGTAAAGCGAAGAAGAAGTTAGCTTCAGCTGAGGCTGGCATCCATTGA
- a CDS encoding DUF484 family protein, which produces MSSESKMIANERLDDSLIREYLQENPDFFTRNDDLLAQLQFQHSEKGAVSLIERQQQKLRLRVQQLEEEITELMINARRNEAIFSAYSNLYVSLLRCQSLSQVLDELQNTFENELEMPALSLKFFDSPVDLGEQYSFASDTHKKLLSKRFNESSIYLGRLTEQEHKLLFQDEEIASVALLLLGDNGELGMLAVGNTNASHFEPAMDKLLINQLQALLSALLPGLLQNHEAA; this is translated from the coding sequence ATGAGTAGCGAATCGAAAATGATTGCAAATGAACGTTTAGACGACAGCCTTATAAGAGAATACTTACAAGAGAACCCTGATTTTTTCACGAGAAACGATGACTTACTGGCTCAGTTACAGTTTCAACACAGTGAAAAAGGCGCCGTCTCGTTAATTGAACGGCAGCAGCAAAAGCTGCGTTTGCGCGTACAGCAGCTGGAAGAAGAAATTACCGAGCTGATGATAAACGCGCGCCGCAATGAAGCGATTTTCTCGGCTTACAGCAACTTATACGTAAGTCTGTTGCGCTGTCAGAGCCTGAGTCAGGTTCTGGATGAACTGCAAAACACCTTTGAGAATGAGCTGGAAATGCCGGCCTTGTCCTTGAAGTTTTTCGACAGCCCGGTCGATTTAGGCGAGCAATACAGCTTTGCTTCCGACACTCACAAAAAGCTACTAAGCAAACGTTTCAATGAAAGTTCTATTTATCTCGGTCGCTTAACGGAGCAAGAGCATAAGCTGTTGTTTCAAGACGAAGAAATAGCCTCAGTGGCACTGCTGTTGTTGGGTGACAATGGCGAACTGGGGATGCTGGCGGTTGGTAATACTAACGCCAGTCACTTTGAGCCGGCAATGGACAAGTTACTGATCAATCAGCTACAGGCCTTGCTCAGCGCATTGTTACCGGGGCTACTGCAAAACCATGAAGCTGCATGA
- the lptM gene encoding LPS translocon maturation chaperone LptM, whose translation MFSRIVIKTLVLSAILMTLVGCGQKGPLTPEPMPEQNTPAEPPAEDTK comes from the coding sequence ATGTTTAGTCGAATTGTAATCAAGACGCTGGTGCTATCAGCCATTTTAATGACTTTAGTCGGTTGTGGTCAGAAAGGACCACTGACGCCTGAGCCTATGCCAGAGCAAAATACACCTGCAGAGCCGCCAGCGGAAGACACCAAATGA
- the recQ gene encoding DNA helicase RecQ, giving the protein MHSSTAEKAQFDPLKQQLESTFGYHQFRDGQEDIMQAAMQGRDSLVLMPTGGGKSLCYQLPAICGDGLTLVISPLLSLMQDQVEALKALDISAATLHSGVSSQESMATMQGLQSGDIKLLYVSPERVLQPTFIERLQTLKLNFIAVDEAHCISQWGHDFRPEYGKLGVLRNYLPNVPFMALTATADSATQHDIIERLCLREPLVHRSSFDRPNIRYVVQEKYKPLKQVRDYVKKQKGAAGIIYCGSRKKTEELSESLQQAGVRAAPYHAGIEHQIKESTLRQFLRDDIDVVVATVAFGMGINKPNIRFVIHFDIPRSVESYYQETGRAGRDGLPAEAVMLYDPRDAQWIRRMIEDQENEQRRLVEAQKFSAMQAMAEAQTCRRLVVLNYFNEYSDKECGNCDLCLDPPQRYDGLEDAQKALSCVYRVGQQFGINHVVEVLRGSKAQRVLELGHDQLSTYGLGKSETQEHWFSVLRQLIHRGLILQDIRRFAALQLTDAARPVLKGEVPLELAKPRIELTATKTRITDRGDYNKILFRRLRKLRKDIADRDQVPPFVVFSDAALVEMCVHYPTTAKDMLEINGVGEVKLARYGNEFMQAVEAFLSGASERQLFNG; this is encoded by the coding sequence ATGCACAGCAGTACCGCCGAAAAAGCACAATTTGATCCGCTTAAGCAGCAGCTTGAATCTACCTTTGGCTATCATCAGTTTCGTGATGGCCAAGAGGATATTATGCAGGCCGCTATGCAAGGGCGTGACTCTCTGGTGCTGATGCCAACCGGCGGCGGTAAGTCGCTGTGCTACCAGTTGCCGGCTATTTGTGGTGACGGCCTTACCCTGGTTATTTCACCGTTACTGTCGTTAATGCAGGATCAGGTCGAGGCACTTAAAGCTCTGGATATTTCCGCGGCGACGCTGCATTCCGGGGTGTCATCGCAAGAATCTATGGCAACCATGCAAGGGCTTCAGAGCGGTGACATTAAGCTGCTTTATGTAAGTCCAGAGCGGGTTTTACAACCAACCTTTATTGAACGCCTGCAAACCTTAAAGCTGAATTTTATTGCGGTGGATGAAGCCCACTGTATCAGCCAATGGGGACATGACTTCCGGCCTGAATACGGCAAACTCGGAGTACTGCGTAATTACCTGCCCAATGTGCCTTTTATGGCATTAACGGCAACCGCAGACTCTGCCACCCAGCACGACATTATTGAACGGCTGTGTCTGCGCGAACCTCTGGTGCATCGCAGCTCGTTCGACCGTCCCAATATTCGTTACGTGGTGCAGGAAAAGTACAAGCCGCTGAAGCAGGTTCGTGACTACGTTAAAAAGCAAAAAGGCGCCGCCGGAATTATTTACTGCGGCAGCCGCAAAAAAACCGAAGAGCTGTCGGAAAGTCTGCAGCAAGCCGGGGTGCGCGCTGCACCCTACCATGCCGGTATTGAGCACCAGATAAAGGAAAGCACCCTGCGCCAGTTTCTGCGTGACGACATAGATGTTGTTGTTGCGACGGTGGCCTTTGGTATGGGTATTAATAAGCCCAACATTCGTTTTGTCATTCATTTTGATATTCCCCGCAGCGTTGAATCTTACTATCAGGAAACCGGGCGTGCTGGCCGAGATGGTCTGCCAGCCGAGGCTGTCATGCTTTATGACCCGCGCGACGCGCAATGGATACGACGCATGATAGAAGATCAGGAGAATGAGCAGCGGCGCTTGGTCGAGGCGCAAAAGTTTTCAGCTATGCAGGCTATGGCAGAAGCGCAGACCTGCCGGCGGCTGGTGGTGTTGAATTATTTTAATGAATACTCGGATAAGGAATGCGGAAACTGCGATTTGTGTCTGGATCCGCCCCAGCGCTACGACGGTCTGGAAGACGCTCAAAAAGCACTGAGCTGTGTATACCGAGTCGGTCAGCAGTTTGGTATTAACCATGTAGTTGAGGTTTTGCGTGGTTCAAAAGCCCAACGTGTTCTCGAGCTGGGACACGACCAGTTGAGCACGTACGGCTTAGGCAAGTCGGAAACTCAGGAGCACTGGTTTTCGGTGTTACGGCAGCTCATTCACCGAGGGCTTATTCTGCAGGACATTCGGCGTTTTGCAGCACTTCAGCTCACTGATGCAGCCCGCCCTGTGTTAAAAGGCGAAGTTCCGCTGGAACTGGCTAAGCCGCGAATAGAATTAACTGCAACCAAAACCCGAATTACCGACCGGGGTGACTATAATAAAATTTTGTTCCGGCGTTTGCGTAAGTTGCGTAAAGACATTGCTGACCGTGATCAGGTGCCGCCTTTTGTGGTGTTCAGTGATGCGGCACTGGTGGAAATGTGCGTACACTATCCCACAACAGCCAAAGATATGTTAGAAATCAATGGTGTTGGAGAAGTTAAACTGGCACGTTATGGCAATGAGTTTATGCAGGCCGTGGAAGCTTTCTTGTCCGGAGCCAGCGAGCGGCAATTATTTAACGGGTAA
- the uvrD gene encoding DNA helicase II, which translates to MSTHPLLADLNERQQQAVSATDGHMLVLAGAGSGKTRVLVHRIAWLIQERQYSPFSILAVTFTNKAAAEMRGRVEQLVGSSVRGMWIGTFHGLAHRLLRAHYMDVGLPQNFQIIDSDDQQRLIKRLIKSLNLDDKRWPAKQAQWYINGKKDEGLRPQHIETYDPTEQTLKEIYTLYQESCDRAGLVDFAELLLRAHELLRNNRIVREHYQNRFRHILVDEFQDTNSIQYAWIRLLAGSQNSVTIVGDDDQSIYGWRGAKVENIHQFLSDFEGSETIRLEQNYRSTSTILRAANSVISNNSGRLGKDLWTDGNDGEPISLYAGFNEMDEARYIVARIEEWRDQGGSLQDSAILYRSNAQSRILEEALLHARVPYRIYGGLRFFDRQEIKDALAYLRILGNRDDDAAIERVINTPTRGIGNRTMDMIRQAAREREESLWQAAKYMVNEKQLAGRARNAVGSFLDFIENLDDETEEFSLGRLSDEVIKKSGLMAMYEAEKGEKAETRVENLKELVTACENFTLDDDEEDMTPLNAFLAHASLEAGEEQADEYQDAVQLMTLHSAKGLEFPLVFMTGVEEGLFPSQQSMDEPGRLEEERRLCYVGMTRAMEKLVLTYAEQRRIYGQELFHKVSRFISEIPADTLHEVRLQTRVEKPASYGRFNNAASHESFEQTGYSLGQRVRHPKFGEGTVLNYEGTGPQSRIQINFDNVGSKWLVVAYARLDPVF; encoded by the coding sequence ATGAGTACACACCCGCTTCTGGCAGATTTAAACGAACGACAGCAGCAGGCCGTATCTGCAACCGACGGTCACATGCTGGTTCTGGCCGGAGCCGGTAGTGGTAAAACCCGTGTGTTGGTGCACCGCATTGCCTGGCTTATTCAGGAGCGGCAGTATTCGCCCTTTAGTATTCTGGCTGTTACCTTTACCAATAAAGCGGCAGCCGAAATGCGCGGACGGGTTGAGCAACTGGTAGGCAGCTCGGTACGTGGTATGTGGATTGGTACCTTCCATGGTCTGGCGCATCGCTTATTGCGTGCGCATTATATGGACGTTGGTCTGCCGCAAAACTTTCAGATAATTGACAGTGATGACCAGCAACGGTTAATTAAGCGTTTAATTAAAAGCTTAAACCTGGATGATAAACGCTGGCCGGCAAAGCAGGCGCAGTGGTACATCAATGGTAAAAAAGACGAAGGTCTGCGCCCGCAGCACATTGAAACCTACGATCCTACAGAGCAAACCTTAAAAGAAATCTACACTTTGTATCAGGAAAGCTGTGACCGTGCAGGCCTGGTGGATTTTGCCGAATTGCTGCTGCGTGCGCACGAGTTACTGCGGAATAACCGCATTGTCCGCGAGCATTATCAAAACCGCTTCCGCCATATTCTAGTCGACGAGTTTCAGGACACCAACTCAATCCAGTATGCCTGGATCCGTTTATTGGCTGGCAGCCAGAACAGTGTGACCATTGTTGGTGACGATGACCAGTCCATTTATGGCTGGCGTGGTGCCAAAGTCGAGAATATTCATCAGTTTCTATCGGATTTTGAAGGCTCTGAGACTATCCGTCTGGAGCAGAACTATCGCTCTACAAGCACCATTTTGCGCGCCGCAAACTCGGTTATTTCCAATAACTCGGGGCGTCTGGGTAAAGACTTATGGACAGACGGTAACGACGGCGAGCCGATAAGCCTGTATGCGGGCTTCAATGAAATGGACGAAGCCCGTTATATTGTAGCACGAATTGAAGAATGGCGTGATCAGGGCGGTTCGCTGCAAGACTCCGCCATTTTATACCGAAGTAACGCACAATCACGTATTTTAGAGGAAGCGTTGCTGCATGCGCGCGTCCCGTATCGTATTTATGGCGGCTTGCGTTTCTTCGACCGCCAGGAAATAAAAGACGCACTAGCGTACTTGCGAATTCTCGGCAACCGCGACGATGACGCCGCTATCGAGCGGGTGATCAATACGCCGACGCGGGGCATTGGTAATCGTACTATGGATATGATCCGCCAGGCTGCCCGAGAACGTGAAGAGTCTTTATGGCAGGCGGCAAAATATATGGTCAATGAAAAGCAGTTGGCCGGGCGTGCGCGTAACGCGGTGGGTTCGTTTCTGGATTTTATCGAGAACTTAGACGACGAAACCGAAGAGTTTTCATTAGGCCGCCTGAGTGACGAAGTCATTAAGAAAAGCGGTCTGATGGCCATGTACGAGGCCGAAAAAGGCGAAAAAGCGGAAACCCGGGTCGAGAACTTAAAAGAGCTGGTGACTGCCTGTGAAAACTTCACTCTGGATGACGACGAAGAAGACATGACACCGCTGAATGCGTTTTTAGCACACGCTTCGCTTGAAGCTGGTGAAGAGCAGGCCGATGAATATCAGGATGCCGTACAGCTCATGACACTGCACAGTGCGAAAGGTCTGGAGTTTCCATTAGTATTTATGACCGGTGTGGAAGAGGGCCTGTTCCCGTCTCAGCAATCGATGGATGAGCCCGGAAGGCTGGAAGAAGAGCGCCGCCTTTGCTACGTAGGTATGACCCGCGCAATGGAAAAGTTAGTGCTTACTTATGCCGAACAGCGCCGTATTTACGGTCAGGAACTGTTTCATAAAGTCAGTCGCTTTATCAGTGAAATACCGGCGGACACTCTGCATGAAGTTCGGCTGCAAACCCGGGTAGAAAAGCCCGCCAGTTATGGCCGGTTCAATAACGCAGCCAGCCACGAAAGCTTTGAGCAAACGGGTTATTCATTAGGCCAACGCGTGCGCCACCCGAAGTTTGGCGAAGGTACGGTGTTGAATTATGAAGGTACCGGTCCGCAATCCAGAATTCAGATTAACTTCGACAATGTCGGCAGCAAGTGGCTGGTTGTTGCTTATGCACGACTGGATCCGGTTTTCTAA